A segment of the Salvia miltiorrhiza cultivar Shanhuang (shh) unplaced genomic scaffold, IMPLAD_Smil_shh fragScaff_scaffold_178_2, whole genome shotgun sequence genome:
AAGATGGACTATACATACTGGTAAAGCCCATCTTGTGCAAGATGGAGTTTAGAGCAGGTGCTGGCAACGGCTTAGTGAGAATATCTGCCAGCTGCAGACTATTCTTGACATGCAAAGGATTGATGATGCCTGCAGTGAACTTATCTCTCACAGTGTGACAATCGATCTCTATGTGCTTAGTTCGCTCGTGGAAGACCGGGTTACAACAGATGTATACAGCAGCATTGTTGTCACAGTAGAGAGGAGTTGCCTGTTGTTGTGGAACACCAAAATCCAGAAGCAAATTCCTTAGCCAAGCAACCTCACAGCTTGCTTGAGCCATGGCTCTGTATTCAGATTCAGAAGAGGATCTGGAGAGAGTCACTTGCTTCTTTGATTTCCAAGAAATAAGAGAAGAACCAAGGAAAACTGCAAAACCAGTTACTGACCTTCGAGTTGTGGGGCATGCTGCCCAATCAGCATCAGAAAAGGCACTAAGCCCATGGCCTAGACTACCTTTGAGATACTTTAATATGCGAATTGCAGCTGTCATATGGCCTTCACAAGGTTTAGACAAGAATCGACTGAGATTATTAACTGCATATGTAATGTCTGGTCGTGTAATGCAAAGATATAATAGTCTCTCAATCAAACGTCTGTACTTAGTTGCATCAGCTAAGAGAGGACCCTCAGTCAAATCCAAATGTTTTCCTGATTCCATTGGAGTAGTACAAGGTCTGCTATCCAGTAATCCAACATCCTTAACTAAATCCAGTGCATACTTTCTTTGACATAGAGAAATACCTGTCTTATTCCTTGCTATCTCAAGTCCAAGGAAATAAGCTGGTCTCCCCAAATCTTTGTATTTGAAGTGAGTGCTCAGAAACCTTTTAAGTTCTGTTACCAAAGAATCATCATTGCTGGTGATCataatgtcatcaacataaacaaCTAAACCCAAGAACTTATCTCCATCCCTTTTGAAGAAAAATGAGTGATCTGAAGCGGATTGAGTAAGACCAAAAGCATTTAATACCTCAGAAAATTTGAGGTACCATTGCCTTGAAGCTTGCTTGAGACCATAAAGTGACTTCTTGAGTTTACACACTGACCCAGCTGGATATGGCTGCCCCCCTTCATCAAGCAAACCAGGAGGCAATTCCATATAGATGTCTTCACCCAGCTCACCATATAAGAATGCATTATTGATGTCTAGATGTGTTAAGGACCAACCATAGATAGCAGCCAAGGATAACATAAGCTTGACGGTGACCTACTTAGCAACTGGAGAGAAAGTATCAAGAAAATCTACGCCAGCCTGTTGTGTATAACCCTTGGCAACAAGTCGTGCCTTGTATCTATCAAGAGTACCATCTACAAAAAATTTAGTACGATAAACCCACTTGCACCCAATAGCCACTTTATCAGGAGGGAGCAAGGTGATAATCCATGTATTATTTTTGATCAAAGCCTCAAGCTCAGCCTGCATAGCTTGTCTCCATTCAGCATACAATGCAGCTTGATGGTAAAAGGAGGGTTCGGGAATGGAAGAAATAGAACAAACAAGTCTATAGTAAGCAGAAGAGAGCCTGGCATAAGAGATGTACTTGTGTATAGAATATGGTGAAGAGATGATAGAGTTGCAGATGTAATCAGATAAATGAGAGGGAGGTTTGACAACTCTTCCAGATTTGGTGACTGGAACAGCAGGGGGTGGAGCAGGAGGGGAAACAATATCAACAGATGATGTAGTAGTATCAGCAGGGACATGACTATCGGACTCAGAATGAGGAAGAATTTCAGCAGAAAGATCAGGAGAATTAACAGGAAAGGTGAATTGAGGAGTGGGAAAAAGAGAAGGAGGATTATTTATGAAAGGAAACTCAGATTCATGAAACACGACATCCCTACTAATGCTGATTTGTTTTGTGTCCAAATTCAGAACCTTATATCCCTTATAACCAGAAGGATATCCCACAAACACACACTTGACTGCTCTGGGAGAGAACTTAGAACGATTTCTATCTAAAGTAGAAACATAGCAGAGACAACCAAAAACTCTAAGATGACTGTATGAAGGAGGTTTATTGAAGAGCATTTCAAAGGGAGTGCTATGTTGAGGCAGAACGGAAGAAGGTATTCTGTTGATGATATATGAGGCTGTATGTAGGCATTCTCCCCAGAACTCTATAGGTAAATGAGACTGGAAAAGTAAACTCCTAGCAACATTAAGGAGGTGCTGATGCTTTCTCTCTACCCTGGCATTTTGCTGTGGTGTAGAGACACAAGAATGATGGACAATGGTACCATATTGAGTGTACAGTTCACCAAGACTAAACTCAGGTCCATTATCACATCTTAAGGTTTTGATGATTTTCCCAAATTGTGTTCTAACAGTGCTAAAGAACTGAGTAAGTATGGCTATAACATCAGATTTATGTTTCATAAGAAAAGTCCACACAAATCTTGAGAAATCATCAACTATAGTAAGGAAGtaagagtagccttgaattgtaGGTGTTTGATATGGACCCCAAATATTACAATGTATTAGATCAAAAGTGTTTTCTGATACAGACTCAGAAGAAGAGAAAGACAACCTTTTCTGTTTAGCCAAATGGCAAGTTTCACAGATAGATTGTTTACAAGCAGTAAGAGATAGAACTCTAGACAAAACAAGCAACTTATTATGAGACAAATGGCCTAATCTATGGTGCCAAGTCTCAGCAGAAACAACTAAAGACACAGCAGGAACAGGAGTAAGGGAGGTGGAATTTGATGAAGTCTCTAGGGCATACAAATTCCCAAGTCTGCTACCCTTCCCAATCACAATCCCCTGAGAAGCTTCCTGTATGACAAAGCCATTGGCAGTGAAATTAACAGAACATTAAGATGCAGAGGTCAAACAACTCACAGAGATAAGATTATATGAGGATGTAGGGACACACAGGACAGATGATAGGTGAAGAGAATTTGTGAGGGAAACATTACCAATGCTAGCAACAATAGCACTACTACCATTTGGCAAGTTAACATGAGTTTTATCAGCTGGAGAACAAGTAATGAACAAGGATGGATCATTACATACATGGTGAGTAGCACCTGTATCTAATAACCACAATGAATTAGATTTAAGAGAAGAACAAATGAAAGGCTCTAGTGTGACTGTACCACTGAATGGAGAAGCTTGCATAGGAGTTAGAGGCAGATCACCAACACTCTTTCCATCAGCAGTGTACGAAGAAGGAATCACAGGTGTAGAAGCAGTTTGCACTTTCATTTGATTCTGCAAGTAAGTAATCAATTGTGCCATATCTGTATTACTAAGAATACCAGTAGAAGGAATAGCATCAATAGGAGAATTGGAGTAAGCATCTCCAGTAGAACTAATCTGATTTACAGATCCAGTGCCAAAACCAGTAGGTTGTACAGATTTTCCTCTACCACGTCCATAACCAGGTGGAAAACCTATAATTTCAAAACATTTATCCACCGTGTGATTTGTTTTGCCACATTTTGTGCAAAGAAATTTTCCTTTAGCACCTTTGCCCCTAGCATAGCCTGTTGCATTTATTATAGAACCAGCTTGCTCAGGAACAACATAAGTAGACTGAGAGAAGGAAGATTCAATAGATCGTTGACGTTCTTCCTGCATAACTAGAGCGAAAATCTTAGAAATATGCGGCAAAGGAGTCACTGACAACAATTGAGACCTGATCTGTGAGTAGCTTGGATGCAATCCAATAAGGAATTGCATAGCACAATCCTGCGATTGAAAATCACTCCACTTCTTAGCACTATAGCACCGACAATGATCGCAAACACACCAACGCGTAGGCTGGAAATCCTTGAATTCATCCCACAGCACTCGCAACTTAGTGTAATAAACGCCAATCTCATCTGTGCCTTGCTTTAAAGTGAGTAGTTGTTGCTTGAGTTGATAAATTCTAGCCAAATCACCTTGAGAAAACCGTTCCTTGAGATCATTCCAGATCTGAGAAGCATCATCCAAATACATGATACTGGAGCTAATATCCAGCACTACAGAATTGCGTATCCATGATACCACCATGCTGTTGCATCGCATCCACTGCGAAAATAACAGATCCGTGGAAGAAGGCCGTACGATATATAGAACCATCGACGAAGGCAATTTTGTTTTTCGCCATCAGCGCCGTGATCATCGATCGGTGCCAATTGTTGTAATTGGAGCCGTTCAGCTGTTGCGTGACAAGTTGAACTCCTGGACTGTCACTGTTGGAGAGGAAGTATGGACTAGACGTATCTTCATGAGTAGAATGTGATTGTGAAGAAGATGATTTGCTAGGCGTAGGAGCCATGTGAAGATGAGCAGCGGAAGATGAAAATTATGCTCTGGATACCATGTTGGAAAAGATGAGAAACGAGAGCAAAAACTTGAGGAAGAAGTAATTCATTTATGTTAAAAACAGAATGAAATACAACCACTGCTATTTATACTACTAGTATGTGCAACAAGCAACAATACTCACGTAGCATGTGTGTTATTCAACCAATAAGAAGATGACAACTAAGCAAAGCAACTTAacaaccaaaaaggaaataagcACAGCTGAGTAATCAGCTGTGATGCATTGCAAGATGCATGCGTTTTATTCTTTAACAAATTCTAATCTCTGGATTTCAACAGATCCTCAAGATTACCAAGATGTTGGGCCGATCGGAAGGGCAGCGAAGGAAGCCGTCTCTTCAAAGAGGGATGTATGAAAGAGCTGAAATTGCCGTTCTCTGCAAGGATAGGGAAGGGAACGCCGGAGAGGCGGAAAGCAGGAGCGAAAAGGAACCAATCCAGCTCTGCTATTCCAGGATTGAGAAAATTTGTGAATTCTGAATCAAAGCTTGAAAATAGAGTATAGAATTCTGAGGGTTAGGCGCTGTTAGCTCCAGCTTCGTATGGGATTTGGGTTTCTGAAAGTTAAGATTTCAAATTTAGCTTGACTGCGGTGATAGATTCGAGGCGGAAGAAACTCGAGCTGCTATGACACATCTAGTTCGATGGGGAAGACTCTCATTTCTCAAAACTCTTAATTTAATGTGCTTGTTTTACTCACAACAACTTATGGGTTTGTTTAATTTTTGGTGGTGCAAGGGTGCGAAGAGGTTGAGCAAAGCGTGATTGACAATAACCCGTGACCTATCCACAGAGTTTCTAAACTGAGAAATGTTATATAACAGCTCTGGAAATGGGTTTACACTACCTTGTTCGATGGCTGTGATATCAGGGATCATTGCCTCGCACACAATTTCTCGACACTTCCAGCCCTGCGTTGTTTATGGGTATTCTCGAGATGAAGAACACGCGATAGCCGTGCATTTCATTTGTGGGAACCTTGAGAATAGGCCTTTTAGTTTCAATCTTAATTCCAGCTCTGCGTTTATTTTGTAAAGATTTTTTGAACAAAGGAGTGTGCTCGACAGCCTTGcacttatttttgaaaattacgGAACTGAGCTATTTCAGCTTTGGGAAAAGGGGCATAATGACTCAACTCAAAACGCCTaatgaattgactcgcaattgtatgaggtcaattgcagtggaATAAGCtaactcaagtcgtctctcaaagAAGGCTAAACAGGGTGTTTTCTCGTGTTGTACACAGATAACagaaaataaacctaaacactctaatcaagaTTTTAGGGGCCGACTCTTTCTCTCTTTATCTagtgcgtaattaaaataaaacatgtaaattatctaggcaagaaatAAAGTaagtaaaattatctaggcaagaactAAAATAATATGCCGGAAAAAAAAGCATGGAAATCTACGCTAGGGTTCTTGAGGAAAAACAATAATTCATTAAACTAATTGcgcaatataaataataattatctaGACAGGGAAGAaattaataataagaataaatatAAAGAGCAtccagaaataaataaaaactacgGTATTGAAATCATAAATCCAGAGTTTATCTAagcaataaataaaaacttacagTAATTGATGATAACTGGAAAAGAATCTCTGACTACTAATTATTTTAGGTGTAAGACtgaaataagaaaatgaataaaCCCTAACTAAGAAACTGGCGTCTGGAACGATGGCTAGAACTGCGTCTGGGAAAGTGTAAGAGTGAGCATGCCCTAGGAAAATGAGAAGTCAACACTTTTATAACCCCTAAAGTAAAATgcattttttcttctattttcttaaaatagaaCACGCGATTAAAAGAAgggcgtgagagagagagagcttggcCGCTGGAATTGTGGTTCGGGCGCGAGGTTTGAAAGCACTCGCCCGCTGGAATTTGAGGCTCGGGCGATAGGCAAGAAGCTTAGCCGCTAGGCCTTGAGCTCGATCGCTGGGAGGAGAGCACGCCTGCTGGGAAGCAAGGGGGCGCTGGGGGCGAGGAATCCCTTGACCGCTCGACTGAGCGCACAACGCTGGGTGTGGAAGGCCCTCGAGCGAGCGCGGGTGAGTGCGGGCAAGGAAGTTGTGTGAAGTTGATAATGTAACAAGGATATGTGAGTGGAGTTATGTGAATGCTATTATTAGAAATGAATGTaacatattttttatagatgaatggaaaaaaaaaagttgggaTAATTTTTGTAGAGAGAGGGAGTATCTTTTAAAGATGGTAATTACATGCCTAAACAATCGCAGCTTGATAGAAAACCATACCACAAAGGGTGCCCTAAAGTGGATTTTGCTTTCATCCGTGTCATGTAAAACCCTAATCGTTGATACTCTGCAAATCCATTTGCAATCACCCACTACATTTGTTTCGCCTCGATACAACTTCAATCATTTCATTTCTTTCAATGCATCTAAAAGATTTCCGGAGAAATATAACGAAATCCCTGTTAAAATCCTCTCATACACCACCTTATTCCACAATTCTCACCCAATTAAATCCCACACAGAGCTACACATCACCCCTATATCGCCGAAATCACATCTTATTTCCCTCAAATCCTTTACTCCCAGTACATTTCCCACAAAAAACCCCAAGTTTTGCAGTGCAAAGGTGCAATTTTGTCAATGTTCCAGCGAGGGCGGTAACTGTTTGTAAAAATGCCCAAGTAAAGCTTAAAGCAGATTTTGAAACCGCGCAACAAGCAGAAGTGATCTGTAAGCTAGTATCCGCGATTGGGAATTCGCAAAATGTAGAAGCCGCCATGAATTCTGCTACTTCGACTGATTGTCTGTCTCCAAATGTGGTTCTTGAAGTGTTAAAGAGATTAAACAATGGTGGAATCATGGCGCTGTCCTTTTTCCGGTGGGCGGAGAAGAAAAAAGGTTTTCAGCACAGTTCAGAATGCTACAACTGTCTAATTGAGTCATTGGGGAAAATCAAACAGTTCAAAATGGTGTGGTTATTGGTGGATGAGATGAAACTGAAAGGCCTGCTTTGTGCTGACACATTTGCCCTGATTTCGCGGAGGCTAGCGAGGGCGAGGAAGGTAAAAGAGGCTATAGAGACGTTTGAGAGGATGGAGAGAAAGTATGGAATGAAGCCTGAGCTGCAGGACTACAATAGATTGCTCGACACATTAAGCAAATCTAGGCAAGTGGAGAGGGCCCAAATGGTGTTCGACAAATGGAAAAACACGAGGTTTATGCCCGACCTCAAATCATACACGATCATGTTGGAGGGGTGGGGTCAAGAGCGCAACTTCCTAAGGCTTGATGAGGTTTTTCGCGAGATGAAGGAGGATGGATTTGAGCCTGATGTTGTGACTTATGGGATTCTTATCAATGCTTACTGCAAAGGAGGAAAGTATGATGATGCTGTAAGATTATACTATGAGATGGAAGGAAAGAATATTAAGGCAACGCCTCATATATATTGTACCTTGATAAATGGTTTGGGGTCCGTAAAGAGGTTGAACGAAGCTGTCAAGTTCTACGAATTATGCAAGGGCAGCGGCTGTGATGTCGAGGCTCCCACATATAATGCTTTGGTGGGTGCTTATTGCAAGTCATGGAGGATGCATGATGCTTATAAGGTAGTTGATGAGATGAGGAAATGTGGAGTCGGGCCTAACACGCGAACATAtgatataatccttaataatcTTGTAAAACTTCAGAGAAGCAAAGAGGCGTATGGTGTTTTTCAGAGGATGAAAGGGGAGATGGGGTGTGAGCCGAGTGTGAGCACATACGAGATCATGGTGAGGATGTTCTGCAACGAAGGGCGCACGGATATGGCAATGCAAATATGGGGGCAGATGAAGGCGAGGGGCGTGCTCCCGGGGATGCACATGTTTTCAGCATTGATTGATAGCTTATGCAATGAAAGGAGGATAGATGCTGCCTGCAAATATTTTCATGAGATGCTGGAAATGGGCGTGCGGCCTCCAGATCGCATGTTCAAGCAGCTGAAGCAGTTTCTTGTTAAAGAGGGGAAACAGACATTGTCATTATCTTTGCTCACAAAATTGAGAAGCTGAGGAAATCCCCTTTTGTTGGTTGATTTCATGTTGTGCTATACACTAATTTAACTCATTAGGTTATATTAATTCTTGCTTTCTGTTTCCCAAAATGAGACTTTGCCAATGACAATCTTGATTCTTGAAATCAATTCCTCATGCTCTGAAAATGAGTAGATGCATTGTATTGCATTTGACCTAAAGAATACTAATACAGAACAACAAATGCAAATATCAAAACCTCAACAATGGCAGTATGTGTTTATACAAGAAACAAGAGGATgagtaaaaaaaagtgaaaaagttgGCATCTTTGGTAGGTCAGCTTTGTTGCGCCGGAAACTCCTCCAGCAACTCTTGGTCGGCGTCTAGCTCCGGCAGCGCAATGACCCCTTTGATCCCATGAATGACCAGCCTCTCACTCTCATACATGTCTGGAAACGCAATCTCAACCCCATTGACCATCAACATCTGATCGTCTCTATCCTTGCTGATATTCAAAGCAAACCCCTTGACATTCAAGATTGGTGCCGTGCTACCGTCGGATCCTTCAAGATCAAGCCACCCCATTTTGCAGGGCGCCACGTGCCTCGTCAGCAGGGAGGAGTACTCAAGAAAATCCCCAGAAAACTCCACCAGTTCTTGATCGGCCGGCGCGAACACAGTCCAGTCATCGCCGCCGCGGTCGTCGAGGAACCCGAGAAGCTGCAGCTCAAGAAAGGAGGCCATGATGGAGTGCCCCCTCGTCTTGAGAACTCCGGCAGCATCGCGGAAGCGGGAGAGCGTCTCCAGCTTGGTGCAGCGCAAGAATTCGGGTTTGGGCGCGGGGATGGAGAAGGGGAGGGTGAAGTTGAGATCGAAGAAATCGTCGACGGCGTAGACCAGGACGAAGCCGTCGTCGAGGAGCGGGACGCCGGAGACGCCGACGTTGTGGATGGAGATCTTGTGGGATTGGATGGAGGTGACGATGAGGTGTTTGGAGGGGGAGAGGGAGGGGATGGGGGTGGAGAAGGGGAAGGAGAGGAGAGCGGCGGGGGAGAGGGACACGGGGGAGAAGTGGAGGAGGAGATGAGCGAGAGAGGGCTGACCGCCGGAGCTGAAGGAGGCGTCGGGAGGGGAGAATATGGTCAGAGGACTCGACGGGAGCTTGATCTCTTCCAGGGTCAATGACATGGCCATGTACCCCGAGTTCGCCAGAGTCTCCACCGCATCCGACAACGAagaaggaggcggcggcggcggcggaggaagcGGAGCCGGAGATGGTTGGGCGGCGGTAGAGAGGGCGAAGAGGAAGAGGAGTGGAAGGACTAGTTTCAGAGACGCCATAGCTCTCTCATGTTTCAGCTAACTGCTTTCATATTGTGGATTTCGCGGGAGGGGACACGTGGAATTCTTCTATTGGACATCTCTCTAACTGACAATAATATGCAGTCTACTCTTTCCcaacaaaatattttcttagattagttttttttttttaattgttagttaacttcattttattactttttcccgAATTTAAACGTGAcgtattcttattttatttcagtAATTAATGAACAATAACAcatgtttttaaaataaagttatgTAAAtataaggggttattgccataaaatacataGAGTTTGTTAATTTTCtagtttatatcatgacctttttctttggccaaaaaatacatgaatttatgatTGACTCTTAAATATCCCATAAGTTGTAATTTCGTCCAAACTAATCTGAGGTGGCTGCCGGAATTGCCAAATCATACATACACacacttttttttctctctctctctctctcacacacacacacacacacacacaaacacacgcacacacccaCTGCGCCACACACGCGCAGCCCctcccccttcttccttctccggcgacggtagcgtcgtcgccgccgccgccgccgcgcgcCCTCTCATCCCTTAACCATcccctgtctctctctctctctcaccgtctctctctctttctctctctctctcacacacacacacacacacacaaacatacGCACACACCCACTGcaccacacacacacgcgcgcgtAATCCctcccccttcttccttctccggcgacggTAGCGCCGCTGCCGCCCTCTCATCCCTTAACCAtcccctcttctctctctctctcaccatcTCCCCCACCAGCAATTTCttcaaaaactcaacaaaaacCACCAATTTCACCATGCTCAATTATAGATCTGCAAATTGGAAAACTTGGGTGAAGGCGGCAGAGATCGAGAGGGGAAGTGGTGGCAGCTGGGTTGGGGAAAGGGGAAGGCTCCGCCCGCCGGCGGGGGTGGGCGAATCCAGTCTTGTCTCGCCGTGAATTGAAGGAGAAATGGCGTTTGGACGGCGACGCCGGGCAGGAGAAGATGGTGACGGGCGGCCAAGATCGCGCGGCGCGGTAGCGGCTGGGCGCGGTGAGGAGCGTGACAGAGGGTGGTGAGAAATGAGGGAATGGAGATAGGTCgaagggggaagagagaggaggCAGGGCCGCCGGCGGACGCTGTCGTCCGGTGACGGCGGCAGGAGGAGGACCGAGGGAGAGAGAAGGTGGGGAGTGAGGGGCAGCTGCTGTGTGAGGGGGATTGGGGTTGGAGGCAGGGATGAAAGGGGACGgtgtgggtgggtgggtggggggagTGGCAACTGGCAacacatcatcattctcaaataaattaaatgccaCGTCACTGCCACATAAGCCACGTAAATGACACATAAGTTTCGATTTCGCCGGAGATACTCGCCGTGGGATTTTTACCAACAAatcataaattcatgtattttttggccaaaaaaaaaggttatgatataaactagaaaattaacaaacttgatgtattttatggcaataacccctaaatataatgtataaataattttatgtttcatgctttcaattttatttcataCCCAGAAAAAGGGGTCAAATCGAAAGAGAATGGGCCACCGCAGGAGACCCATTAGGCCCAATATGTTGCTCTTAACCAAGCCCGGTATTTTACAATGTTCGTCTGcatattatataattatcaaatttatacttaaaattattaacaaaatttatatataatactccctccgtccgccaaaagtattccactttggccgggcacggagtttaataaaatgtgtgatgatgttgatgtagtggagaaagggcccaccactttatgagatgtgtggttgagattgaatttggggtgggttttttgtaaataaagagtgtttgtaaggataaaatataaaggtggatggtgggaccatggcttaaaaaggaaagtggaatactttttgcggacgccaaatatagtaattgtggaatacttttggcggacggagggagtaattaatttacgtcgaaattcgacgggcaACATTTttgaatgaaaataattaacTCTGTATTAATTAAATCGCTAATTAACTctttttgttataagaaaataattaatatatttattattttgaatgaaataatttatttttaaaataaaataatcaatattttaaatataaatataaatttagaaagttcgtatatgTTCAATTAAGCTCGCAGCCTCAAAATATTCGATAAATAAAGTTTAGAATTCAactcgatactaaacaaatcaaacttgagcacaTTACTATTTAATTCGACTCGAttatattcgattcgatactaaataAAGTTAGTAATATCCTATAATAACCCGAATAtgcttaaatttattaaatatctaaGTAATCAAATATAATGTATTACGATAATTAGTTATCTATCTCAATAAAAACTCATaacatttaaaaataaacattaacaataaataataaaagattaataAATAGAGAAAATTTCACGTAAGTATGtagataatattttatttagattctACAATTAGTGAAGTCTTCAGCAAAAAATAAATGTGGATTCCTTAACATTTATATGTGTGTTTTAACAATAAATActatgaataataaaaaaatatataatttatacactcatttaaaacttatatatttttactcGTGTCAAACCCAATTTaaaagtaattttaattattcgcCCGTCCAAACTGACAAACATATGAAAGAGAGTAACTCTCTTTCCaaacatatataataatatctGTTAGAGGagctgctgtctgcgcagtgtgggcataccggctgactgccggatatttttggtgtaaaacgacgcaccaaattttggcgccgttgccggggatcggTTTTTAAGTAGTAATTTTCCTATTTTTCGatttgctttattttattttatttttgtttgatgtTGATTTAGAGTTGAAATTGAGATGTC
Coding sequences within it:
- the LOC131002740 gene encoding LOW QUALITY PROTEIN: pentatricopeptide repeat-containing protein At1g71060, mitochondrial-like (The sequence of the model RefSeq protein was modified relative to this genomic sequence to represent the inferred CDS: inserted 1 base in 1 codon) codes for the protein MHLKDFRRNITKSLLKSSHTPPYSTILTQLNPTQSYTSPLYRRNHILFPSNPLLPVHFPQKTPSFAVQRCNFVNVPARAVTVCKNAQVKLKADFETAQQAEVICKLVSAIGNSQNVEAAMNSATSTDCLSPNVVLEVLKRLNNGGIMALSFFRWAEKKKGFQHSSECYNCLIESLGKIKQFKMVWLLVDEMKLKGLLCADTFALISRRLARARKVKEAIETFERMERKYGMKPELQDYNRLLDTLSKSRQVERAQMVFDKWKNTRFMPDLKSYTIMLEGWGQERNFLRLDEVFREMKEDGFEPDVVTYGILINAYCKGGKYDDAVRLYYEMEGKNIKATPHIYCTLINGLGSVKRLNEAVKFYELCKGSGCDVEAPTYNALVGAYCKSWRMHDAYKVVDEMRKCGVGPNTRTYDIILNNLVKLQRSKEAYGVFQRMKGEMGCEPSVSTYEIMVRMFCNEGRTDMAMQIWGQMKARGVLPGMHMFSALIDSLCNERRIDAACKYFHEMLEMGVRPPDRMFKQLKQFLVKEGKXDIVIIFAHKIEKLRKSPFVG
- the LOC131002741 gene encoding putative fasciclin-like arabinogalactan protein 20, yielding MASLKLVLPLLFLFALSTAAQPSPAPLPPPPPPPPSSLSDAVETLANSGYMAMSLTLEEIKLPSSPLTIFSPPDASFSSGGQPSLAHLLLHFSPVSLSPAALLSFPFSTPIPSLSPSKHLIVTSIQSHKISIHNVGVSGVPLLDDGFVLVYAVDDFFDLNFTLPFSIPAPKPEFLRCTKLETLSRFRDAAGVLKTRGHSIMASFLELQLLGFLDDRGGDDWTVFAPADQELVEFSGDFLEYSSLLTRHVAPCKMGWLDLEGSDGSTAPILNVKGFALNISKDRDDQMLMVNGVEIAFPDMYESERLVIHGIKGVIALPELDADQELLEEFPAQQS